TATCGCAAAGCTAAGAGGCGCTTATGCGACGCTACTTATCACCAAAACTGCACCTGATAAGATATTTTTCGCAAAAGATGCCGCTCCTATGGCGATAGGCAAAAGTGACAAAAAAGAGTTATATTTTGCTTCATCTGACGCACCACTAATCGGCAACGCAACAGAAGTAGCCTACTTAGATGATAACAACTATGGCTATGTAAGCTTGGACGAAATCGCGGTCTTCAAAGATGGTAAAAAAGCCAATATAACCTTTAACGCACTTCCAAAAGATAAAAGCTATGCCCAAAAAGAGGGCTATACATTTTTTATGGAGAAAGAAATTTACGAGCAAGGTGCAGTCGTATCTGAAACTATCATGGGTAGGGTTAAAAACCACAAAGTCACCCTTGAAAATTTAGACGATGAATATCTAAAAAGTATCGATGATGTCGTGCTTTGTGCGTGCGGTACGAGCTACCATGCAGCACTAACTGCAAGCTATCTTTTTGAAAGACTTGCTAAAGTTAGAACAAAGGTCGAAGTAGCAAGCGAATTTAGATATAGAAAGCCTTATCTAAACAAAAACTCGCTCTTCATCGTTATCTCACAAAGTGGCGAGACAGCCGACACTCTTGAGGCACTTAGGATCGCAAAAGAGGCTGGGCTAAAGACGCTTGCGATTTGCAATGTCGATAACTCATCTATCGTTAGACTAGCTGACAATACTCTTCTAACTCGCGCTGGCATCGAAAAAGGTGTGGCAAGCACAAAGGCCTTTGCAACGCAGATCATCGTGCTTTGGATGCTTGTGCTTCAAATGGCAGCAGCAAAAGAGTCTGTCAGCAAAAAAGAGCTTGATCACGAGATCAAAACGCTTCTTCACATTCCACAAATTTTAAATATCAATAACTCTCTTCAAGAGAAGCTTCACCGCCTAAGCAAGCATTATTTACACGGTCATGGCTTCTTCTTTATCGGCAGAGACATTTTTTATCCGCTTGCGCTTGAAGGTGCTTTAAAACTTAAAGAAATTTCATATCTTCACGCCGAGGGCTATCCTTCAGGCGAGATGAAGCACGGCCCTATCGCACTTGCAGATGAGAAGCTATTTACAATAGCTTTAATGCCTCAAAATTTACTTTACGAAAAAACAAAGAGCAACGTCGAAGAGCTTGCTGCAAGAGATGCATACATCCTAGCGATAAGCCCACTTGAGTTTGAGCTAAGCGATGACTACGTAAAAACAAGCGTTCAAGATCACTATATGAGCGAATTTTTTGAGATGATGCTTGTACTTCAGCTACTTGCACTTGAAATTTCTGTTAGACTTGGCAACAACGTCGATATGCCAAGGAATCTTGCAAAAAGCGTGACTGTCGAATAACTCGTGTGGCTGGCATCTTACTAGCCGCTTAAATTTTTATAAAAGTAGTTTTGCATTATGCTACTAAACATAAATTTTATATTAATATTTTTATAATATTTGCTTATATATAATGCTAAAACCAACTTAAATATTAAGGATAAAAATGAAGTTAAGTTCATCTTTACTAAGCGTGGGTCTTGGAGTTTTACTTTTAAGCGGTTGTGCAACTGGCAATAGCAACGGTGTAACTGGCAGTGCTGCTGGAAGCAATAACAATAATGCTAACACAAAAATAGAAAAATGTAGTAGCACCCTTGGAACACTTGCGTTTTATGAAGACCAAAATTCTGATTGGTATTCATATTTAACACACAACTACAAGCTCACATCAACTATTCCGGTTTTGCGTCTTCTTGCGCAACAAACTGGTTGTTTTGTTATAGTTGAACGTGGCGCTATGATGGATAATATGATGCAAGAGCGTGCACTTGATAGATCAGGCGAACTACGTAGCAGTTCTGGTTTTGGCAAAGGTAAAATGGTAGCAGCTGATTATACTATTCGCCCTGAAATTTTCTTTAGCAACGAAGATACAGGCGGAGCAGGTGCTCTTGTTGAAGCACTTTTTGGTAGTGTAGCAGGTGCTATAGCTGGTGGTTTTTCAACAAAAGAGACACAAACTACATTGGTTCTTATAGAAAATCGTTCAGGTGTTCAATTAGCGGCAGCTATTGGCTCAGCTTCTAGCACTGACTTCTTTGGCATGGGCGGCGGTGCTGGCGCTTCTCTTGGTGCTGGACTTGGCGTATATTCAAGAACACCTGAGGGAAAAACACTTGTAAATGCTTTCCTTGATTCAATGAATCAATTAGTTATTGCTCTAAAAGACTACAAAGCACAAAATGTAAAAGGCGGTCTTGGCAAAGGCGGAAGTCTAAAGGTAGGAGATTAATATGAAATTTTTAGCCATTTTATTTTGTTCATTGACTTTTTTGCTTGCTATGAGTTATGAAAAAAAAGTTGAAGCTAGACTTTGCAATCTTATAAATCAAAGAGAAATGGCTAAATTTTATGGCGACATAAGAAGCATTGATAGCTTTGACAAAAAAATAGAAAGCTACAAATTTCGCAACGGAATAGAAAAATTTGACGAGGATAGTTGCCGTGCAAATGGCTACTATCCTGTTGATCCAAACTATGCGCCATATCCGCCTAACTACCGCCCATACTATCGAAATGAGTACGAAAGATATGATAGATTTCAGCGTGGTTACCGCGGAGGCTACTATAACGATGACGACTATGATGATGGCTTCGATCGTGGTTATAGACGTGGTTATAAGGACGCTAGAAGAGACTATAGGCTAGGTAGATAACTTATCTCTAGCCTTAACTTTAACTGGCTCTTTTCTAACAAAAAAACGACTTCTACAAATAGCAAATCAAAAACAATACATATACCAAATTTTACTGCTATAAATAAGTTCAGTGCATTGATTAAAAATTACAAA
The DNA window shown above is from Campylobacter concisus and carries:
- the glmS gene encoding glutamine--fructose-6-phosphate transaminase (isomerizing): MCGIVGYIGDREKKEVILSGLKELEYRGYDSAGMAVMSDGKIDFFKAVGKLENLVLKTKDFTSEGFGVAIGHTRWATHGKPTEINAHPHLGEHSFVVHNGIIENYKELKDELEAKGVKFVSQTDTEVIVHLFEEILKEKKDPFKAYEATIAKLRGAYATLLITKTAPDKIFFAKDAAPMAIGKSDKKELYFASSDAPLIGNATEVAYLDDNNYGYVSLDEIAVFKDGKKANITFNALPKDKSYAQKEGYTFFMEKEIYEQGAVVSETIMGRVKNHKVTLENLDDEYLKSIDDVVLCACGTSYHAALTASYLFERLAKVRTKVEVASEFRYRKPYLNKNSLFIVISQSGETADTLEALRIAKEAGLKTLAICNVDNSSIVRLADNTLLTRAGIEKGVASTKAFATQIIVLWMLVLQMAAAKESVSKKELDHEIKTLLHIPQILNINNSLQEKLHRLSKHYLHGHGFFFIGRDIFYPLALEGALKLKEISYLHAEGYPSGEMKHGPIALADEKLFTIALMPQNLLYEKTKSNVEELAARDAYILAISPLEFELSDDYVKTSVQDHYMSEFFEMMLVLQLLALEISVRLGNNVDMPRNLAKSVTVE
- a CDS encoding peptidoglycan-binding protein, translating into MKLSSSLLSVGLGVLLLSGCATGNSNGVTGSAAGSNNNNANTKIEKCSSTLGTLAFYEDQNSDWYSYLTHNYKLTSTIPVLRLLAQQTGCFVIVERGAMMDNMMQERALDRSGELRSSSGFGKGKMVAADYTIRPEIFFSNEDTGGAGALVEALFGSVAGAIAGGFSTKETQTTLVLIENRSGVQLAAAIGSASSTDFFGMGGGAGASLGAGLGVYSRTPEGKTLVNAFLDSMNQLVIALKDYKAQNVKGGLGKGGSLKVGD
- a CDS encoding gamma-glutamyl phosphate reductase; this translates as MKFLAILFCSLTFLLAMSYEKKVEARLCNLINQREMAKFYGDIRSIDSFDKKIESYKFRNGIEKFDEDSCRANGYYPVDPNYAPYPPNYRPYYRNEYERYDRFQRGYRGGYYNDDDYDDGFDRGYRRGYKDARRDYRLGR